The Streptomyces sp. NBC_01463 DNA window CCCCTGGAACTCGCCGATCGCCAGCGACGCCCAGAAGCTCGCCCCCGCCCTCGCCGCGGGCAACGCCGTCCTCCTCAAGCCCGCCGAATGGACCCCGCTCGTCGCCCTCGCGCTGGGCCGGCTGGTCCACCAGGCCCTCACCGAGGCCGCACTGCCCACCGCCCTGCTGTCCGTGCTGCCCGGCCGCGGCAGCGTCATCGGCGACGCGATCGTCCGCCACCCGGCCGTCGGGAAGATCACCTTCACCGGCGGCACCGCCACCGGCCGCACCCTCGCCCACGTCGCCGCCGACAAGCTCATCCCCGTCTCGCTCGAACTCGGCGGCAAGTCCCCGACGATCGTGCTGGAGGACGCCGACCTGGAACAGGCCGTCGCCGGCGTCATGTACGGCGTCTTCTCCTCCACCGGACAGAGCTGCATCGCCGGCTCCCGGCTCTTCGTCGCCCGCTCCCGCTACGACGAGTTCCTCGGCGAACTCGTCGCCCGCACCGAGAAACTGCGCGTCGGACCCGGCACCGACCCCGACACCCAGGTCGCCCCCCTCGTCCACCACAAGCACCGCGACGGCGTCGCCGCCTACGTCGACCTGGCCCGCGAGGAAGGCGCCACCGTCCGCTGCGGGGGAGCGGCCCCCGAAGGCGAGCGCTACCGCGACGGCGCCTACTACCTCCCCACCGTCCTGGACGGCCTGCCCCACACCGCCCGCGTCTGCCAGGAGGAGATCTTCGGCCCGGTCCTGGTCGCCCTGCCCTTCGACGACGAGGACGACCTCGTCGGCCTGGCCAACGACAGCGTCTACGGACTGGCCTGCGGCATCTGGACCCGCGACCACGCCCGCGCCTGGCGCCTGGCCCGCCGCATCGACGCGGGCACCGTCTGGATCAACACGTACAAGCAGTTCAGCATCTCCACCCCGTTCGGCGGGCTGAAGGACAGCGGGATCGGTACCGAGAAGGGCCGCGACCTCGTCCGCGGCTACCAGCGGCAGAAGTCCCTCTACTGGGCCACCGACACCACCCCGCTGCCCTGGGCCGCCCAGTGAAGCCGAGCGAGAAGAAGCCGGAGCCCCCCATGCCGTACGAGAACACCCCACACCCGCTGCCCGAACCCGTCGCCCGGCTGCGCGCCCTGCGCTCCGTCGAGCTCCGCACCCCCGCCCTCACCGAGTCCGCCGACTTCTACGCCGAGGTCTGGGGCCTGGAACCCGTCGAACGCGAACACGACGCCACCTGGCTGCGCGGCACCGGCGAGGAGCACCACGTCCTCCACCTCGCCCGCGGTGAGCAGAACGGCCTCGGCCGCATCACCTTCGCCGTCGCCACCCCCGCCGAGATCGACGAGGCCGCCCGCCGGCTCCTGGCCCGCTCCATCGTCCCGGTCGCCGGACCCGGACCCCTCGACCAGGTCGGCGGCGGCTACGGACTCCGCTTCACCGACCCCGAGGGCCGGCTGATCGAACTCAGCGCCCAGACCCACGCCGTCACCCCGCGCGGCCGGGACGCCGCCGTCCCCGTCGGCGTCACCCACACCGTCCTCAACACCACGGACATCGACGCCGCCGTCGCCTTCTACACCTCGGTCCTCGGCCTGCGCGTCTCCGACTGGTCCGAACACCAGATGGCGTTCCTGCGCTGCAACGCCGACCACCACTGCATCGCGTTCAACCAGGCCGAGTGGACCTCCCTCAACCACGTCGCGTACGAGATGACATCCGTCGACCACTTCATGCGCGGCCTAGGCCGCCTCCGCCACCACGGCATCACCCCCCAGTGGGGGCCCGGCCGGCACGGCCCCGGCAACAACACCTTCTCCTACTTCACCGACCCCGCCGGACTCGTCTGCGAATACACCTCCGAGGTCGCGCAGATCGTCGAGGACGCCTGGATCGCCAAGGTCTGGCGCCGCACCCCCGACCTCTCCGACCTCTGGGGAACCGCCGGACCGCCCTCGCCCGGAATCCGCCGCCACATGGCCGGAACACCCGACCCCGGCCCCCTCACCACCACCCCCACCGACGCACCGGAAGAGGTGACCGCATGACCGCCACCCTCACCCCCCGGCCGGACGCCTCCGCCCGCCCCGCCCGCCCCGTGCGCCGTATCGGCCTCGTCGGCTGGGGAGCCATCGGACGCGTCGTCGGCACCGCACTGGCCGAAGGACACATCCCCGGCGCCGAACTCACCTGCATCATCGACAACCGGCCCCTCGTCGACGCCCCCGCACCCCAGCTGTCCTTCGAGGACGCCCTCACCGTCTGCGACCTCATCGTCGAAGCAGCGGGCCAGGCCGTCGTACGGGAATGGGCCGAACGCGTCCTGAACAGCGGCGCCGACCTGCTGATCGCCTCCACCGGCGCTCTCGTCGACCCCGAACTCACCGGCCGGCTGCGCGCCGCCGGACCCGGACGCGTCTACTTCACCGGCGGAGCCGTCGGCGGACTCGACCTCCTCCAGGCCGTCCGCGGACTCGGCCCCCTCACCTCCGTCACCCTCACCACCACCAAGCTTCCCGCCACCCTCCACCAGCCGTGGATGGACGCGGAACTGACCGAGCGGCTGCGGACCGCCGCCGGACCCGTCGAGGTGATGCGCGGCACCGCACGCGACGTACCCGTCAAGTTCCCCAAGTCGACCAACGTCGCCGCGTCCGTCGCCCTCGCCACCGGCGACCCCGCACTCGTCGAGGTCGTCGTCGTCGCCGACCCGGCCGCCACCCTCACCCGGCACGTCATCGAGGCGGCCGGACCGCACGGCAGCTACCGCTTCGAGGTCGCCCACCGGCCCGACGAAGCCAACCCCGCCACCAGCCAGGTCGTCCCGCACGCCGTGCTCCGCAGCCTCGGCGCCGTCGTCGGCCGGGCAGGACAGATCCTGTGACCGCCGCCACCGTTGCCGGGGTGCACACGCGGGAGGCCGGCGACCCCGCCGCCCCGCTGCTCCTCTGCCTGCACGGCATCGGCTCCTCGTCCGCCGCCTTCGCCCCTCAACTGGACCAACTCGCCGACCAGGTAAGGGTCGTGGCCTGGGACGCCCCGGGCTACGCGGACTCCGCCGACCCCGGCCACGCCCCCGGCCTCGACGGCTACGCCGACACCGCGGCCGCCCTCATCCGCGCCCACGGCGGCCCCGCCCACGTCCTCGGCGTCTCCTGGGGCGGCGTCATCGCGCTGCGCCTCGCCACCCGCCACCCGGACCTCGTCGCCTCGCTCGTCGTCGCCGACTCCAGCCGGGGCTCCGGGACCGACCCGGACAGGGCGACGGCCATGCGCGGACGCGCCGAACAGCTGGCCGCCCAGGGCCCCGAGGCGTTCGCCGCCGCCCGCGGACCACGCCTCGTCTCCGCCGCCGCACCCCCCGCGCTCGTCGCACGCGTCGTCGCCACCATGGCCTCCTCCGTCCGCAGCCCCGGCTACGGATACGCCGCCGCGTCCATGGCCGAGGCCGACCTCACCGACGACCTGCCCGCCATCACCGCACCGGCCCTCGTGCTGTGCGGCGAACAGGACACCGTCACCGGAACCGACGAGTCACAGGCCATCGCCGGCGGACTCACCAAGTCCGTCTACGTCACCCTCTCCGGCGCCGGACACCTCGCCAACCAGGAACGCCCCGAGGCCTTCAACGCCTGGGTCCGCGCCCACCTCCACGTCGTCGCCCGCGTCCCCGCGTAACGACGCCACCCCCAACCCCCACCACCGAACCGAGGAGCACCCGTGCCCATCGACAACACCCCGTACGAGACCGACGGCGACCTCGCGAAGTTCACCGACTCCCTCATCGCCACCAAGGACTCCCGCGAACCCGACTGGAACACCCTCTCCTTCCAGGAGAAGGCCGGCGCCCAGTACCGGCGCGCCCAGATCCGCTACGTCGGCTCCGGCGCCACCGGCAACCACGAGAACGACAACCGCATCCTCCCGTCCGGCGGCTTCACCCTCTCCAACATGCTGCTCCCGCCGGGCGCCGAAGGCCCCGAGCACACCCACCACGACGTCGAGGAGGCCTTCTTCGTCCTGGAGGGCCAGGTCAGGGTCGGCATCCACCGCGGCTCCGACGAGGCCGAATACCGCACCCTCGGCTACCGCGACATGATCGTCGTCCCCGCCGGAGTGGCCCGTTCGCTGAAGAACGAGGGCGACACCGACGCCCTGTTCTGCGTCATCATCGGCACCCGGAAGCCGCAGGTCCCCACCTACCCCGAGCACTCCCCGATGCACGGCATCACCCGCGACTGATGGCCGCCGACGACACCCCCCGTACGGTCGTCGTCACCGGCGCCGGCCGCGGCCTGGGACTGGCCGCGGCCCGCCGGATCGGCAACGACGGCCACCGCGTCGTCATCGCCGAACTCGACGCGACGACCGGCACGCAGGCCGCCGAGGAACTGCGCGCCGAGGGCATCACCGCCGACTTCCACCCGCTCGACGTCGCCGACCCGGCCTCCACCGCCGCACTGGCCGCCACCCTCGCCGAGGACGGCAGCAGGCTGTACGGACTGGTCAACAACGCCGGCCTCGCCAACGCGGTGGGCGGCAAACCGTTCCACGAGATCGACGTCGAGGCCTGGGACCGCATCATGACGGTCAACGCCCGCGGCCCCTGGCTCGTCGCCCGCGCCCTCCTCCCGCTCATGCGGGACCACGGCAGCGGACGCATCGTCAACCTCGCCTCGGACGCCGCCCTGTACGGATCGCCCCGGCTCGCCCACTACATCGCCTCCAAGGGCGCCGTGATCTCCCTGACCCGGGCCATGGCACGCGAGACCGGCGACTTCGGCATCACCGTCAACGCCGTCGCCCCCGGCCTCACGGAGGGGGAGTCCGCCGTGGACATCCCCGCAGAACGCCACGAGCTGTACCGCCTGAACCGGGCGATCTCCCGCCCGCAGCAACCCGCCGACCTGGTCGGCCTGATCGCCTTCCTCATCGGCGACGAATCCGGCTACATCACGGGCCAGACCTTCGCGGTCAACGGCGGCTTCACGATGCAGTGAGAAACGAAACCGGTCCGGCACACATCCAAGCCGGTCCGGCGCAACCTCCAAGCCGGTCCGGCACAACCTTCAAGCCCGTCCGGCGATTGAGGACACCCCCGCACCGGGGTTCCGGTGCCCCGCGGAGCCCCCGCACCCGCACCCCGCCCCCAACCCGCAAGGAACCCCATGGACCTCCGCCTGAAAGGCCACCGCATCCTCGTCACCGGCGGCAGCTCCGGCGTCGGCCTCGCCACCATCCGCATGCTGCTGGAAGAGGGCGCCCACGTCGCCACCTGCGGCCGCCGCGCCGACGCCCTCGCCCGGGCCCTCGACGGCCTCGCCGGCCCGGACGTGCTCTACCACGCCCCCTGCGACGTCCGCGACGAAGCCGCCGTACAGGCCTTCACCGAGGCCGCCGCCGACCACCTCGGCGGGCTGGACGGCCTCGTCAACAACGCCGGCGCCTCCCGGATGAAACCCTTCGCCGAGACCACCGCCGACGACTGGCGCGACGAACTGGAACTCAAGTTCTTCGGCGTCCTCAACCCCCTCAACGCCGCCCTGCCCCACCTCCGCGCCGCCGGCCACGCCTCCGTCGTCAACATCAACGCCGTCCTCGCCAAACAGCCCGAGACGGCGCTGATGACCACCAGCGCCGCCCGCGCCGGCATCCTCAACCTCTCCACCTCCCTGTCCAAGGAACTCGCCCCCGACGGCATCCGCGTCAACTCCGTCTGCCTCGGCCTCATCGACACCGGACAGTGGGAACGCCGCTACGCCGCCTCCGGCAGCCCACTCGACTACACCGCCTGGCAGACCGGCCTCGCCGCCGACCGAGGCATCGCGCTCGGCCGCCTCGGCAACGCCGGCGAAGTCGCGTACGCCGTCACCGCCCTCCTCTCACCCAGGGCCTCGTACATCACCGGCACCACCGTCGACGTCTGCGGCGGCGTCAACCGCGCCATCGCGTAACCCCCCGTCCCAGAGACCCAGGAGCACCCGACATGACCCCACCCAACGGCGGCGACCTGCTCGTCGAGACGCTGCGCGGACTCGGCGTCGACACGGTGTTCGGCATCGTCAGCGTGCACAACCTGCCGCTCGTCGAAGCCGTCGACCGCGACCTGCGCTTCGTGCCCGTCCGCCACGAAGCCGCCGCGGTCAACGCCGCCGACGGCTACGCCCGCGCCACCGGCAGCCTCGGCTGCGCCCTCACCAGCACCGGCACGGGAGCGGGCAACGCCGCGGGCTCCCTCATCGAGTCCCTCAGCTCCGGCACCCCCGTCCTGCACATCACCGGACAGATCGACAGCGAACACCTCGGCTCCGGACGCGGCTTCATCCACGAGACCAAGGACCAGCTCGGCATGCTCCGCGCGGTCTCCACCCACGCCGTCACCGTCACCGACGCCGTGGACGCGGGCGACATCCTCCGCGACGCGGCGGCCCGCGCCCTCACCGCACCGCACGGCCCGGTCAGCGTCGAATGGCCCATCGACCTGCAGTTCGCCCCCCAGCAGCTCACCGGCACCCCCGTGCCGAAGCCGGCCGTCCCCGCCCTGCCCGACCCGGCACTCCTCGACGAAGCGGCCGCCCTGCTGTCCGCCGCCCGCCGCCCCCTCGTCTGGGCCGGCGGCGGAGCCAACAGCGCCCGCCCCGAACTCGCCGCGCTCCTCGACGCACTGAACGCCGGACTCGTCACCTCCAACTCCGGCCGCGGCTCCGTCCCCGAATCCGACGACCGCGTCCTCGGCAACTACGCCACCGCACCCGCCGGCCGCGCCCTGCTCGCCGAGGCCGACGTCCTGCTCTCCATCGGCACCCACTTCCGCTCCAACGAGACCGCCGACTACAGCCTCGGACTCCCGCCCGTCCACATCCAGCTGGACCTGGACCCGGCAGCCCCCGGCCGCGTGTACCCCGCCACCTGCGCCCTCCACGGCGACGCCGCCACCGTCCTCGCCGCACTCCTGGGACGCGTCACCAGCGGCGGTACGGAGACGAGCTGGCCGGACCGCGTACGCAGGGCCCGCACCGACGCCCGCACCGCACAGCGCCACGCCATCGGACCCCAGGCCGCCGTCAACGACGCGATCCGCGACGCCTGCCCGCCCGGCTCCGTCATCGCCCGCGACGTCACCATCCCCTCCTCCACCTGGGGAAACCGGCTCCTGGAGATCACCGACCCGGCCACCAACGTGTTCCCCCGCGGCGGCGGCATCGGACAGGGCCTCGCCATGGGCATCGGCGCCGCACTCGGCCGCCCCTCCACCCCCACCGTCGTCATCGCGGGCGACGGCGGCCTCGCCGTCCACCTCGGCGAACTCCTCACCCTCGCCCAGGAGAAGCCCGACCTCACGCTCCTCGTCTTCAACGACGGCGGCTACGGCGTCCTGCGCAACATGCAGGACAACCACTTCCCCCGCCGCTCCGGAGTCGACCTCACCACCCCCGACTTCGCCCTCCTCGCCGCCGCCGTCGGCCTCCCGTACGCCCGGATCGCCGCCGAAGCCGACGCCGGACCCGTCATCAGGGCCGCCACCGCGTCCCCCGGCCCCACCCTCGTCGAGATCGACCTCGCCGCGCTCGGCCCGATGAACACCCCGTTCACCCCGCCGGTCAAGCTCCCCGCGACCGCCACCGATACCTCAGGAGAAGGAGGCAACCCGTCATGACGCCCGCCGAGGAACCCCGGCTCGACCTGCTCGTCCACCGCATGACCTGGGAGGCCGACGGAGTCCTGAGCATCGAACTCGTCCACCCCGCGGGCGACCCGCTCCCCGCCTGGCGGCCCGGCGCCCACATCGACGTG harbors:
- a CDS encoding aldehyde dehydrogenase, with the protein product MLADEVLVAGQWRQGRGALIETVDPATGQVIATVHAASLDDVEEAATAAARAAHDPAWRTLPAHLRARLLHRIADLVEQSADRLSALQTADTGKCRTETRALVLSAAGTFRYTAAALETAEDALTPSRGPYVTMSVHEPIGVIGAITPWNSPIASDAQKLAPALAAGNAVLLKPAEWTPLVALALGRLVHQALTEAALPTALLSVLPGRGSVIGDAIVRHPAVGKITFTGGTATGRTLAHVAADKLIPVSLELGGKSPTIVLEDADLEQAVAGVMYGVFSSTGQSCIAGSRLFVARSRYDEFLGELVARTEKLRVGPGTDPDTQVAPLVHHKHRDGVAAYVDLAREEGATVRCGGAAPEGERYRDGAYYLPTVLDGLPHTARVCQEEIFGPVLVALPFDDEDDLVGLANDSVYGLACGIWTRDHARAWRLARRIDAGTVWINTYKQFSISTPFGGLKDSGIGTEKGRDLVRGYQRQKSLYWATDTTPLPWAAQ
- a CDS encoding VOC family protein; the protein is MPYENTPHPLPEPVARLRALRSVELRTPALTESADFYAEVWGLEPVEREHDATWLRGTGEEHHVLHLARGEQNGLGRITFAVATPAEIDEAARRLLARSIVPVAGPGPLDQVGGGYGLRFTDPEGRLIELSAQTHAVTPRGRDAAVPVGVTHTVLNTTDIDAAVAFYTSVLGLRVSDWSEHQMAFLRCNADHHCIAFNQAEWTSLNHVAYEMTSVDHFMRGLGRLRHHGITPQWGPGRHGPGNNTFSYFTDPAGLVCEYTSEVAQIVEDAWIAKVWRRTPDLSDLWGTAGPPSPGIRRHMAGTPDPGPLTTTPTDAPEEVTA
- a CDS encoding DUF108 domain-containing protein, which translates into the protein MTATLTPRPDASARPARPVRRIGLVGWGAIGRVVGTALAEGHIPGAELTCIIDNRPLVDAPAPQLSFEDALTVCDLIVEAAGQAVVREWAERVLNSGADLLIASTGALVDPELTGRLRAAGPGRVYFTGGAVGGLDLLQAVRGLGPLTSVTLTTTKLPATLHQPWMDAELTERLRTAAGPVEVMRGTARDVPVKFPKSTNVAASVALATGDPALVEVVVVADPAATLTRHVIEAAGPHGSYRFEVAHRPDEANPATSQVVPHAVLRSLGAVVGRAGQIL
- a CDS encoding alpha/beta hydrolase is translated as MTAATVAGVHTREAGDPAAPLLLCLHGIGSSSAAFAPQLDQLADQVRVVAWDAPGYADSADPGHAPGLDGYADTAAALIRAHGGPAHVLGVSWGGVIALRLATRHPDLVASLVVADSSRGSGTDPDRATAMRGRAEQLAAQGPEAFAAARGPRLVSAAAPPALVARVVATMASSVRSPGYGYAAASMAEADLTDDLPAITAPALVLCGEQDTVTGTDESQAIAGGLTKSVYVTLSGAGHLANQERPEAFNAWVRAHLHVVARVPA
- a CDS encoding cupin domain-containing protein; its protein translation is MDNTPYETDGDLAKFTDSLIATKDSREPDWNTLSFQEKAGAQYRRAQIRYVGSGATGNHENDNRILPSGGFTLSNMLLPPGAEGPEHTHHDVEEAFFVLEGQVRVGIHRGSDEAEYRTLGYRDMIVVPAGVARSLKNEGDTDALFCVIIGTRKPQVPTYPEHSPMHGITRD
- a CDS encoding SDR family oxidoreductase, translating into MAADDTPRTVVVTGAGRGLGLAAARRIGNDGHRVVIAELDATTGTQAAEELRAEGITADFHPLDVADPASTAALAATLAEDGSRLYGLVNNAGLANAVGGKPFHEIDVEAWDRIMTVNARGPWLVARALLPLMRDHGSGRIVNLASDAALYGSPRLAHYIASKGAVISLTRAMARETGDFGITVNAVAPGLTEGESAVDIPAERHELYRLNRAISRPQQPADLVGLIAFLIGDESGYITGQTFAVNGGFTMQ
- a CDS encoding SDR family oxidoreductase, whose product is MDLRLKGHRILVTGGSSGVGLATIRMLLEEGAHVATCGRRADALARALDGLAGPDVLYHAPCDVRDEAAVQAFTEAAADHLGGLDGLVNNAGASRMKPFAETTADDWRDELELKFFGVLNPLNAALPHLRAAGHASVVNINAVLAKQPETALMTTSAARAGILNLSTSLSKELAPDGIRVNSVCLGLIDTGQWERRYAASGSPLDYTAWQTGLAADRGIALGRLGNAGEVAYAVTALLSPRASYITGTTVDVCGGVNRAIA
- a CDS encoding thiamine pyrophosphate-binding protein, which translates into the protein MTPPNGGDLLVETLRGLGVDTVFGIVSVHNLPLVEAVDRDLRFVPVRHEAAAVNAADGYARATGSLGCALTSTGTGAGNAAGSLIESLSSGTPVLHITGQIDSEHLGSGRGFIHETKDQLGMLRAVSTHAVTVTDAVDAGDILRDAAARALTAPHGPVSVEWPIDLQFAPQQLTGTPVPKPAVPALPDPALLDEAAALLSAARRPLVWAGGGANSARPELAALLDALNAGLVTSNSGRGSVPESDDRVLGNYATAPAGRALLAEADVLLSIGTHFRSNETADYSLGLPPVHIQLDLDPAAPGRVYPATCALHGDAATVLAALLGRVTSGGTETSWPDRVRRARTDARTAQRHAIGPQAAVNDAIRDACPPGSVIARDVTIPSSTWGNRLLEITDPATNVFPRGGGIGQGLAMGIGAALGRPSTPTVVIAGDGGLAVHLGELLTLAQEKPDLTLLVFNDGGYGVLRNMQDNHFPRRSGVDLTTPDFALLAAAVGLPYARIAAEADAGPVIRAATASPGPTLVEIDLAALGPMNTPFTPPVKLPATATDTSGEGGNPS